CGTATAGGGAGCCGGCCTACTCATCACCACACGCAATATATATAGCCTTAATATCTTTTGTACCATCACGATTTATATTTTCTACCttattaaaacattttcaaacctcaccttaaaattttctttgagtaacatttggatttgattttgatttggggtGGGTATAGTAGTACAAGTTGTAGTTGGTATATTACAGGTGACAAATGCAATGGCTGCTCTAGGATTATTTTCTAGGGGtttattaagaaatataaatgatataaaatctaaaacaaaagtaaacttgaatatattaacatcacaaaaaaaaaaaaaaaaaaaaaaaaaaaccaaataaatgaatttttttgattaCCTTCtatgatattttatattttgaaatcgttgcatgatATCTTTATTATCAATTCTACtagttacatttttttcaaTGTACAAAGTcaaacaatcattcatccactTATCTCccatttgattgattgatttcgAAATTTTTAAGAACTAAATGAGCTTTTTATAAGGTTTAAGAATTAAGattgacattaaaaaatttatatttttgttgttgcgcttttttttttttttcaaaatttagatcaAATTAGTTTGttattgaactttttttgtGTCTTTAAAAATGTCAAGATATTGTTAAGAACATCATATTCAAGCTTATTTCAATTATgtttaacaaaattttagaattaaagtgttcaaatttttattttaggaggtcaaaacaattttttttttttttattaatattttttatgggccagttcagggggttcatttgaaccccatGGGTTTCATGTGGAGCCGCCCATGGACAAATGGTAAATTTGGACAActaccaatattttttttgggccgggggggtgggtggggggggagggggaattGGAGAACCAAGTCACTCATAATATTTCCCTTGTCAGCTACTTCTAATTCATCTAGTAATAAATATGATCATTTCTATGagcaatttaaaaattttagcaactGACAAAAATAAAGTACACAAATaataacatataaaatattaattaaaaattatgaaaagttGTTATCCAATAATTCTAAATTTGAGGCAACAAGATTCCACTCCAACTTGAAGAAGTCAAAATTTAGATCTTCAAGTGCTAAATCCAATGTTCCAATTGAATGCTCCAAAGCCTTTGACTTGAAAAGGTTGATACTTGTATTTGTATAaatacaattaattaaaaatataagactataaatatataacttttttagataggaaaaaataatgaaagatgTGAGTAGTCTAGAGAGCTTGAGAATTaagtttgagtttgaatttgaatttgagagATTTTCGGTGAGAGTATTTTGATGGATTAATGTGGAAAATCCCAAGTCATGCCTCCCTCCCTTTTTCCCTtcaaccaaaagaaagaaagtcatTATCTATTCATGATTTTTACCTCCTTGTCTTTCtcaccccgaccaaatagagttTAATTGTTAGATACTTTCAAGTaggagagaaataataaaataaataaaaatgattaattaagtcaataaataaatagaagcaTAGGGTTGGGTAGTTGGccttagattaaaaaaaaatgattaattaagtcaataaataaatagaagcaTAGGGTTGTGTAATTGGTCATTAGATACAAATACAAAGTCAGTAGCCTTTCTGCTTAGAGCATAGTAATGCTTTCAGCATCTTCTTTAATTCGTCTGCgtcatatatatatgaagaggTCACTCTAGGCCACCAAATTATGCCACAGACAAAAACAAAggataaaaatatatactttgtcTTTACTCACGTCGAGATCGAgtttaaattgttaaatttgttgtttattcttaaatgtaaaataatttatatcataATAAGATTCtcattgtattattattattttttttataaattctcATACACTTGATTAGTACATgtgttttttaaacaatttaagATCAAGAAAATATTAGAGAGTGTAAATaaactgaatatatatatatatatatatatgtatattttatcaCAAACAAATTAACTTCTTGTCTCCAACTCCAAACCAGTaggataaataatataatattatggACCCaacttttttcacaacaaattttgtaattatttaagtTGTTAAGcgtgtttgtcactttttttttatatataaaaattttactatgCTCTAAGCGTGTTTGTTCCCACTTTCCAAAAACTTTATATTTGTAGAGTAACAAGTGCTAAGTATCTAATGgatagaaaatgaaataatataattaaagacTTCACAATGACAAcacatttttatatatgtaaccACTTCAACCAAGCATTAATGTAAATAAtgacattaaaaataaaaataaaaaacccattaGGCCACTTCCGGAAGTGGCAACGTGGTATAAAATGAAAAGTCAAGGATTGGAAAAGTTGCATAGAGAGAGAGTCACATGTATTATACTATTATAGACAGAGGGAGATCCGCCATAGAAATTGCAGCCTCCATTCCAAAAATATCTTGGCAATACTCCCATTTTTCAAAGGAgctctctaaaaaaaagggtccatttttctttgttcactcCGTACACTTTTTCTTCTGTCCACACCTCCACAATTCTATTAACCGTACTATTCCTTTCATTGGCTGCTTTCACTGCCTTATAGATCTTGTCCTACTGTTTGTTTTGTGTCTTTCTTCTTTAGTCTTTACaaccctcttctttttttctcaaaacaaaGCATACATATTCTGTGTCAGTGTtacattgttgttgttgggaCTTTGGAACTTCTGGGTCTAAAGTTTGTCTCTTGGTATTACAAGCTGCCAAAGCTTCTTTCAAAGAGGTAGGCTTTAGTTGTTCTTGCCTATGTTAATGTTCCTGCTCTTTATAGAAATTGGATTGTTTCTTGTAATCATATAGTAATTCATTTCCTACTGATGTACAAGTTCTGAAATTTTTGGTCCTTCAATGACAAAGCTTTTCTTTCCTTAGTTATCTAATTTCACTGTTCTTTGTGTGTATAAATGCTTGATTTCACCAGTGGTCTTTTTATTGTATACAAATGCATGAATATTAGTTTGGATTAGTtttgtttcagtttttaatCAAAAGGGTAGCTTTTTAAtgtttctgtttttttcttttttgggtttttagtaGTGTTTCCAAAGCCAATCTGGAGGAGTGAGAAGGGTCTGTGGttccattgttgttgttgtagaaTTAAAAGggattttagttgtgtttgtgATTCTCTTTGGCCTGTTGGCTATGGGGGACTGTGATTCTACTATTTCAGAAgtagaaggagaagaaaactTAATTGCTGCAGCTAGGCACATTGTTAAAGCCTTGGGGTCAAATAAGAAGCTTACATTTAGTGCAAGGAAAACTTTGGCAGAACTTGGCAGCCAATTGTCCACCATGGCTGCACTAAATGAAACAAAGGGTGTTGGGGTTAGTGAGATCGAAGATCGGCTTTATGCTGTTGAGGAGAAGATCTTGAGTTGGGAGGAAGATCAATCTATGATATGGGATTCAGGACCCGAAGAAGCTTCTGAGTATTTGAATGCAGCAGATGAAGCCCGAAAATTGACTGAAAGATTAGAGAGTCTGTGCCTGAATAAAGATGATGATGAGTATAAACTGTTACACAGGGCTCACAATGTTCTTCAGAAGGCAATGGAAAGGCTTGAGGAAGAGTTCAGTCACATGCTTGTTGAGAACAGGCAACCTTTTGAGCCGGAGCATGTGTCTTTTCGATCCAGTGAAGAGGATGTTTTGGATGAGGGCTCAATTATCTCTTTTGGAGATGAGTCGATTGAGGACTCACTTCAGAGAGACAGTCTCAGCAGGGCCTCGGAGGAATATATCCTTGATTTGGTCCATCCGGATGTGATCCCTGAGCTCAGATGCATTGCGAATTTGATGTTCAATTCAAATTACGACCAGGAATGTTACCAGGCCTATTCCAGTGCCCGTAAGGATGCCTTGGATGAGTGCCTCTTCATTCTTGAAATGGAGAAACTTAGCATTGAGGATGTGTTGAAGATGGAATGGGTTAGCTTGAATTCCAAGATAAAGCGATGGGTTCGAACAATGAAGATATTTGTGCGGGTCTATCTTGCTAGCGAGAAATGCCTCAGTCATCAAATTTTTGGGGAGCTCGGAGCTGTTTGTGTAGATTCTTTTGTTGAGGCATCTAAGGCTTCAATGTTGCAGCTTCTGAATTTTGGTGAAGCCATGTCTATAGGTCCTCACCAACCAGAAAAGTTGTCTCGCATTCTTGACATGTATGAGGTGCTATCAGATCTTCTTCCAGATATAGATGCTTTATACTCAGATGAGGTGGGTTCTCCAGTTAGAATCGAGTGTCACGAGGTTCTAAGTAGATTGGGTGATTCTGTAAGGGCAACATTTCTTGAATTTAAGAATGCCATTGCATCAAATGTATCAACAAACCCTTTTGCTGGAGGCGGAATCCACCATCTGACCAGATATGTTATGAATTATGTCAAGATTCTAACTGACTACTGTGAGATCCTTAATTTTCTCCTCAAGGACCATGATGAAGATGATCCCAGTTCCTTGTCACCTGACATGAGTC
This DNA window, taken from Quercus robur chromosome 2, dhQueRobu3.1, whole genome shotgun sequence, encodes the following:
- the LOC126714438 gene encoding exocyst complex component EXO70E2, giving the protein MGDCDSTISEVEGEENLIAAARHIVKALGSNKKLTFSARKTLAELGSQLSTMAALNETKGVGVSEIEDRLYAVEEKILSWEEDQSMIWDSGPEEASEYLNAADEARKLTERLESLCLNKDDDEYKLLHRAHNVLQKAMERLEEEFSHMLVENRQPFEPEHVSFRSSEEDVLDEGSIISFGDESIEDSLQRDSLSRASEEYILDLVHPDVIPELRCIANLMFNSNYDQECYQAYSSARKDALDECLFILEMEKLSIEDVLKMEWVSLNSKIKRWVRTMKIFVRVYLASEKCLSHQIFGELGAVCVDSFVEASKASMLQLLNFGEAMSIGPHQPEKLSRILDMYEVLSDLLPDIDALYSDEVGSPVRIECHEVLSRLGDSVRATFLEFKNAIASNVSTNPFAGGGIHHLTRYVMNYVKILTDYCEILNFLLKDHDEDDPSSLSPDMSPTKEEENKSSISPMARHLRSIASILESNLDGKSKLYKDASLQHFFLMNNIYYMAQKVKGSELRHIFGDEWIRKCNWKFQQHAMNYERASWSSILSLLKDEGIQNPGSNSISKTLLKERIRSFYIAFEETYKTQTSWLIPDHQLREDLRISTSLKVIQAYRTFVGRHGSLLSDKHIKYTADDLESFLLDLFEGSPKSLQNSHRR